A single genomic interval of Proteobacteria bacterium CG1_02_64_396 harbors:
- a CDS encoding sodium-independent anion transporter, producing MFSLRGHHTSLKDDILSGLTVALALVPEAVAFAFVAGVHPLVGLYAAAMVGFITAAIGGRPGMISGATGALAVVMVELVASHGVEYLFAAVVLMGVIQIGFGVLRLGKFIRMVPYPVMLGFVNGLALVIFLAQLQHFQVEGADGVQHWMSGPALGLMLGLIALTMAIIHFLPKLTKAIPSSLAAIIVVTALVMGLNLDVRSVGDLASIAGGLPEFHIPAVPLTLETLWIVLPYSFIFAIIGLIESLLTMTLIDEITETRGRGNKECIGQGSANVVTGMFGGMGGCAMIGQSMINISSGGLGRMSGISAAAFLMIFILFASSLIEMIPLAALIGVMFIVVLGTFEWGSFRLIGKIPPADTFVGILVAVVTVLTDLAIAVIVGVIVSALVFAWQAARRMDAKVYDAEDGERVYELQGGLFFASIHNFGLLFDPAEDPERVRIDFRHTRVYDHSGIEAIDSVAERYRKLGKTIRLTRLSPECRALLEKSGDLVEVDMQTDPRYRVASDRLA from the coding sequence ATGTTTTCCCTGCGCGGTCACCACACCTCCCTCAAAGACGACATCCTCTCCGGCCTCACCGTCGCCCTGGCCCTGGTGCCCGAGGCGGTCGCATTTGCCTTCGTGGCCGGGGTCCACCCTTTGGTCGGCCTCTACGCCGCCGCCATGGTCGGGTTCATCACCGCCGCCATCGGCGGGCGTCCCGGCATGATTTCTGGAGCCACAGGGGCGCTGGCGGTGGTCATGGTCGAATTGGTCGCCTCCCACGGGGTTGAGTACCTCTTCGCCGCCGTGGTGCTGATGGGGGTCATTCAGATCGGCTTCGGGGTGCTGCGGCTGGGTAAATTCATCCGCATGGTGCCATACCCGGTGATGCTCGGCTTCGTCAACGGTCTGGCGCTGGTCATCTTTTTGGCGCAGCTCCAGCACTTTCAGGTGGAGGGTGCCGACGGGGTCCAACACTGGATGAGCGGCCCGGCGCTGGGGCTGATGCTGGGGCTGATCGCCCTGACCATGGCGATCATTCATTTTCTGCCCAAGCTGACCAAGGCGATCCCTTCATCCTTGGCGGCGATCATCGTGGTCACCGCTTTGGTGATGGGGCTGAACCTCGATGTGCGCTCGGTGGGCGACCTAGCCTCCATCGCCGGGGGGTTGCCCGAATTCCACATCCCCGCTGTGCCGCTGACCCTAGAAACCCTGTGGATCGTCCTGCCCTACAGCTTCATCTTCGCCATCATCGGGCTGATCGAGTCGCTTCTGACCATGACCCTGATCGACGAAATCACCGAAACCCGGGGGCGGGGCAACAAGGAGTGCATCGGACAGGGGAGCGCCAACGTGGTGACTGGCATGTTCGGCGGCATGGGGGGGTGCGCCATGATCGGGCAGTCGATGATCAACATCAGCTCAGGGGGACTTGGGCGGATGTCGGGGATCTCGGCGGCGGCGTTCCTCATGATCTTCATCCTCTTCGCCTCCTCGTTGATCGAGATGATTCCGCTGGCCGCCCTGATCGGGGTGATGTTCATCGTCGTGCTCGGCACCTTCGAGTGGGGCTCGTTCCGCCTGATCGGCAAGATCCCCCCCGCCGATACCTTCGTGGGGATTCTGGTCGCGGTGGTCACGGTGCTGACCGATCTGGCCATTGCGGTGATCGTCGGGGTGATCGTCTCGGCGCTGGTGTTTGCCTGGCAGGCGGCGCGGCGCATGGATGCCAAGGTTTACGACGCTGAGGACGGGGAGCGGGTCTACGAGCTGCAAGGGGGGCTGTTCTTCGCCTCGATCCACAACTTTGGCCTGCTCTTCGATCCCGCCGAGGATCCCGAGCGGGTGCGAATCGACTTCCGCCACACCCGGGTTTACGACCACTCCGGCATTGAGGCGATCGACAGCGTCGCTGAGCGCTACCGCAAGTTGGGCAAGACGATCCGTCTGACCCGCCTCAGCCCTGAATGTCGCGCCCTGCTCGAAAAATCGGGGGATTTGGTCGAGGTTGACATGCAGACCGACCCCCGTTACCGGGTGGCGAGCGACAGACTGGCCTGA